In the Armatimonas rosea genome, TATGGAGAGTTTGAACTAGTTGTTTCACTATTTGGTTTTAAAATTGTCTCCGGACTTCTACTTTTTGTGTAGTCTGGGGTACCGGTTTCTGGTGTTTCTAGCGTGGGGGATCCACCCGTTCCCATTCCGAACACGGCAGTTAAGACCCATTGCGGCGAAGATACTGGGGGCATAAGCCTTTGGGAAAATAGCGCGACGCCAGAATTTATGTGAGGGCCTTGTCTTTCTCTACGAATATCGTAGGGAGAGGCGAGGCCCTTTGCGTTTGTCAGTCCCAGTCGGTCATCTTTCCATTGAGAGGTTCCCGGGAAGCGAGCCACTCGGTGGGAATAGGTACGCGGACTGCGAGAATACCTCCGACAATGGCGCAGGTTGTGTCCCGGTCACCGAGGCCCGCGACGGTTAGCCAGAGGGCTTCTGCGTAGTTATCCAGCTGTCCTGCAGCGCACCAGAGACAGAAGGGCACGGTGTCTTGGCACGAGACCCCCGTTCCATTGCCCAGCGCTGCAACTGCTGTCACGACATGCCGCGCTTCAAGGCGTATTGCTTTCACGATTCCTGCGCGTACGAGGCTGTCGGGGACATGGGGGACGATCGCCTCTAGAAACTCAGCGCGCGAGACTTCCTTACCGCGCGTCTGCCAGGCAAGCGCCGTCGCCACGGCCACAGCGACCGCACCCGCTATTCCCTCTGGACTAGCGTGGGTCACGACCGCGCTCTTTGCTGCTTCGATCTTTACCTTCTCTAGATCATCGGCAAAGTAGGCCCCGAGTGGGGCAACTCGCATCGCCGAGCCGTTGCCAAAGCTACCTTGACCGTCGAACATGGCAGGGGCAAGCTTGTGCCACTTTCCCCCGACACGGTACTGGCGCATCAGGTCGTGCATCGCGGGGCCGTAGCCGCGCCCTGGCTCGTAACGCTCGCCAAACTGAAGGGCGAGAACGTCTTGGTTGATCTCGCCATATCTCTCCAGCACGTCCACAATACTGATCGCCATCTGGGTATCGTCGGTCCAGCGCCAGGGGGCACTGGGGAGCGCCCGCTGCGCGATTAGCCCCTCGACCACATTGGGATTGGAGAAGTAGCCCTCCCCAAACCCATCGCCGACCGAGAGGCCATCGAGTGAAAGTCGTGCGCGTTCGATTGGTGTCATATCTCTGTCTCCTGAGCTGCCGATTTCCAGTCGGCGGCTACTCGGTGGTATAGCCCTCGCGGGTCTCCATGAGAATTTCCCCGAGGCGGTTCTTGCCGGTCCCGGTGCGGCCGGCTCCCCAGTAGTAGTCCGTGGGAGCGTCCTCGATCAGGGTTTCCTGACCCGTCTCGATTAGCTCGGTCTTGAGCGTCGCGTGGGTATCGAACTTGGCTTGGACCGCGCGGCGCATGATGTCGTCTTTTACGGCGTCCCAGTCTGGGCGGAGCGGGATCGCGCGGCTCCGGCCGAGGGTTTTCGCCTGTGCGGGGGACTTTGCCTGGCGGATCTTCTCCTGGTAGTCCGGGTGGGTGGGGAACTTCATTGCCTGGAAGTAGTGCTCGACTGTCGGCCAGTAGAGGCCATCGAGTAAAAAGCCATGCGGGGAGAAGTTCGAGAGATAGGCGTTTTCTTGGGTTTTGCTATAGAACTTAATGGGCATCTTGTCGCTCTTTTCGTAGCTCCATGAGCAGCTCACCGAGGCGGTTCTTACCCGTGCCTTCGGTGCCACAGCCCCAGTAGTAGTCGTTGGTCGTCTTCTCGATCAAGATTTCATCGCCGGTGGAGAGCAGAAGCGCCGTGAGCTCAGGGTGGGCGGCAAACTTGGCGGCGAGTGCCCGGCGCATGACATCGTCGCGGACCACGTTCCAGTCTGGGCGGAGCGGGCGGTGGCGCTCACGGCCTTTTTCGGCAGCCTCCATCGGGCTAGCAGCGAGCCGGATCTCGTCTTGGTGCGCGGGATGGCCGACAAACTTCTGCGCCTGAAAGTAGTGCTCGCTCGTGGGCCAGAGGTGGCCATCGAGCGTGAACGGATGGGGCGAGAAGTTAGAAAAGGCTCCGTAGGGCACCTCATTGATTCGGTAGAACATGATGGGCATATTTTATATGTCGTTTATACACGAAGTTTTGCTAAAAGAAAACCCCCGGCCTGGTGGCAAGGGGCTGAGGAGGTTTTGTTAATCGAGAAAGACGGGCTCTCGCTTGGTGAAGCTAAAGAGCTGTGCGGGGCGGTGGGCACCCCCACGGCGCTGTTTTTCGAGGCCCTCAAGGAGCTCGGTGGAGAGCATCTTCTTGCGGAAGTTGCGCTTGTCGAGCTCACGGCCCAGGATCAGCTCGTAGACATTCTGTAGCTCGGTCAGGGTGAACTCTGCGGGGAGAAGCGCGTAGGCGACACTGGTGTAGCCGAGCTTGGCACGTAGGCGGTCAAGGGCGATCTCTAGGACATGGGCATGGTCGAAGGCAAGGGGCGGGAGCTCGTCGACGGGCCACCACTGCGCCTCCGAGGCATCGGTGCCTGCTCGTGGAGCGAGGCTCGGCTCGGGCAGGAGGGCGTAGTAGGCCACTGAGATCACGCGGGTTCGTGGGTCGCGGTCTACCTTGCCGAAGGTATAGAGCTGCTCGAGAAACTCCGCTCCGGCGACCCCGGTTTCCTCGTTGAGCTCACGGTGAGCAGCGGTGTCGAGGTCCTCGTCCATCTGAACAAAGCCACCTGGTAAGGCCCACTGTCCCTCAAAAGGCCAGACACCTCGGCGGATCAGGAGGACATGGAGCCTACGAGACTTTGCCGTGAACGCTACTACGTCTACCGTGACGGAAGGGCGCTCAAATGCGGCGGGGTCGTACGTTGCAAGGGAGTCGTTAGCTGTCACCGTCATGATTAAATTCTTTTAATATTGGCTGTTGAGATAAACAACCCCCGTAATTCTATCAGGGATTGTAGGGATTTTGCTAGGTGTTTAGAGTGTTTTTCTTCACAGATTGAGGGATTTTCCCGAGGCGTAGGAAGAACGTTAAGCCGCGAGGACTTGCCGGTAGGGCAGGGCCTGAGCGGGCGCGGCGGCGCGCGGGGCAAGCACACGCAGTAGGTAGGGGATGTCCTCACGATCAGGGACCAGGAGAACGACCCGCTGTGCGGAGAAGCGCACCGCACCACGAAGCCGCAGGCCCGTGATCATCCAGCCCGTCTCGACACTCTGGCAGGAGAGGTCACCCAGCGCAATGCTGCGCTCGCCCACGACGATGGTGGCCTGGCCGGTGGGAGCGACCTCGAAGCGAGCGGGGAGGTTGTCAAAGCCGGGGCCGCTGGCGCGCAGGTCTAGCCCCTGGGGAAGCCGGACCCGAGGATCGGCATGAGCGGGCACCTGTACCTGGTGCTGTGCCGTGAAGATGCCCCGGTTCTGGTGAGCAGCCAGGGAGTTCCAGAGTTGTTTGGCCGGAGCCTGAATCTTCGTCAACATTGCGTTCATGTATTTAATGATTGGTGGGTCTAGGATATACCCTTACTAGATTTTAGTTGAAAATTTTTAGGGGATGTGGAATCCGCGATACAATACTCCCGAAGAGGAAAGAAGATGCTATCGTTTGGGTATTGGACATCTCCCAGCATGTGGCTGGTCGTGGTTTTGGTGATCGTTTTGTTCTTTGGTGCTCCCAAGTTGCCGCAGCTTTTCAAGGGCCTCGGCCAGGCAACGCGTGAGTTCAAAGAAGGAATCGACGAGCCCGAGACCAAGAAAAAGTAGCCTGGAGCAAGGGCGATGAAGAGAGCGCTAAGCTATGGAGCGACCTTTGTAACGGGGTTTGCTGCCTGTGCGCTGATCCTCTCTCTGGCACAGAATCGCCTTGGAGTGCAGGGGGTACTGCCTCCGGGGCGACGTGCGCTCTCGCAGGCGCTGGCGCAGGCCCCGACCGGTGGGGCGGCGCGAGCGCTCAGTGGGCTCCCCTCGGTTGCGGATGCGGCGGCTCGTGTCTCTCCTGCAGTGGTCAATATCGAGGTCGAAGGCCATGAGCAGGTCAAGGGCGAGGGATTTTTTGGGCAGTTCTCCCGCCAGGATCGCCGCTTTGAGGGCTCTGGCTCCGGGGTACTTCTCTCGGCGGATGGCTATGTCCTCACCAATAGCCATGTGATCTCTCCCCTCGTGGGCCAGCAAGACTCCAAGTGCCAGGTGACCCTGGCCAATGGGCGGCGCTTCTCCGTGACCGTGATCGGCACCGATGCCGCCAGCGACCTCGCCGTGGTGAAGCTCCTGGGCGCGAAAAACCTCACCCCCGCTATTCTGGGCGACTCCGACTCTGTGCGCGTGGGCGACTGGGCGATCGCGGTGGGCAACCCGCTTGGCTTTAATTCGTCGGTGACCCTGGGGATTGTCTCCGCCCTCAACCGCCACTACCCGCGCCAAGACAGCTCCGCTCTCGACCGGGTGATTCAGACCGACGCATCGATCAATCCTGGCAACTCCGGGGGCGCCCTCGCCGATGCGGAGGGGCGGGTCATCGGGATCAATACCGCGATCGCCACCACGACGGGCGCATCGACGGGAATTGGCTTTGCGATCCCGATCAACACCGCCCGCAAGATCGCCGCGCAGCTGATCGAGAACGGGAAAGTGCTCCGGCCCTATCTCGGGGTGATCTACACCCCGCTCGCGGAGGTGGACCGCACCGCCCTGCCGAGCAACATTACCCTCCCCCCCGATAGCAAGGGGATGCTGGTGCACGCAGGGAGTGGCTCCGCCGCGGTCGTGCCGGGCTCACCGGCGCAGAAGGCAGGGATTGTGGAGTGGGATGTCCTGCGCACCGCCGATGGCAAGCCGCTCGACAACGACGATACCCTCCGCACGATCATTGCGAGCCACGCGGTGGGGGAGCCGCTGAAGCTGACTCTCTGGCGCAATGGCACGGAGCAGGCACTGACGATCTCACTGGAAGAGATGCCCGCCTGGTTTACGCAGCCGAATCGCTAGCGCTTCCCTCCGGCACGAGGGTCTGGCGCGCGCGGCGCAGGCCGGGGGAGAGAATCACCGCAAGGAGCGCACAGCTCGCGGCCAGCCCTGCTCCCAGAGCCATCGCGCTCGCCGTGCTTGTCCGCGAGGCGACCAGCCCCGCCCAGGCGCTGCCCAGAGGTGTGAGCCCCATCATTAAAAACGCATGGACTCCCATCACGCGGCCACGGAGCGCATCGGGCACCGACGCTTGCAAGAGACTATTGCTGGTGGCAAAGACACAGATCATGCAGAACGAGGAGAGTGGGGCAAAGAGAAAGGCCCACTGGAGGCTGTGGCAGAGCGCCGTCCCGAGCGAGAAGAGCGGAAAGAGTACTGCCCCCACCGTGACAAGCCGGCCTTTGTAGGGGGAGCTGGAGAGCAGCGTGCAGGTCAGCGCTCCCAGGAGCGCGCCAACACCGCGGGCGCTCATCAGCTGGCTGTAGCGGGTGGCGTCCGCCCCGAGGGCGTACTTGGCAAGCGTGGGCAGCAGGATCCAGTCGCCGGCCATGAAGATCGAGAAGCCCGCCAAGATCGCCATCATCGCGACAATCGGTTGGTGCTGGCGCAGATAACCAAGGGCCTCTTTGACTCCCTTAAGCGGCGCCTCTTTGCCCGTTGCACGGGCTGCAAAGCTCCCGCGCATCAGGCAGAGCCCTAGGATCACCGCGAGGTAGGAGAGCCCATTGGCCAGGAAGCACGGTGCCATCGCGCGCTCCTTGTCGGCGATCAGGAAGCCTGCCACCATCGGCCCGAGCACACGTGCGGCGTTGAACAGCGACGAGTTCAGCCCAATGGCGTTGTGCAGGTCCTCCTTGCCCACCAGCTCGACAATAAACGCCTGCCGCGCGGGGATATCAAAGACATTGGTGACACCCAGCAGGGTCGCAAACACCGCGACATGCCAGAGCTGCACCTGACCGGCGTAGACCAGTGCCGCCATCCCCAAGGCGAGGAGCCCCTGCGCCACCTGTGCCCATAGAACAATCTTGTGCTTGGAGAAACGGTCCGCGAACCAGCCGCCGTAGAACGCTCCTAAGAGCATGGGCAGCGAGCCGAGGGTGGTCACCCAGCCCTGCGCCGCACTCGCCTCTTTTTCACTTCCTGCCAGGAGCGTCACCAGCCACCCCTGCGCCGTCATCTGCATCCAGGAGCCGATCAGCGAGATGGCCTGCCCTGAGAAGAAAAGCTGGTAGTTACGGTGGCGGAGGGCGGAGAAGGCGGCAGGGGTTGACACGTCTCTATGCTACCACGGGGCGCTTCTTCGATCGCCCCCATTCGCGGGGGGCGTCTCGCTCCCATGAACGCACCCAGAGGGTACCCGGTCTTACTGTCCTCGTGCCTCGGACACAAAGGGCTCCGCCCATGAGTCGGTATGGGCGGGACGCCCTTCGTAGCCGTAGGCTCTCCAGTCCCCCCGTTCTGATCGGGGGGATCACCGAGGGGCTACTCTACCGCTAGGTGCAGGACATCTTCTTGCGTGGCCTTGGTGGCGTCTTCGATCTCGCCGGTGAGCTTGCCGCCGCGCATGACAAGAATGCGGTCGCTCATGCCCAGCACCTCGGGGAGCTCGGAGGAGATCATCAGGATGGCTTTTCCCTCCGTGGCGAGCTTGCGCATCAGGACATAGATCTCGTACTTGGCACCGACATCGACCCCGCGTGTGGGCTCGTCGAAGATGAGAATCTCGGAGTTTGCCTGGAGCCACTTGGCCAGCACGACTTTCTGCTGGTTGCCGCCCGAGAGGTTGCGTGCCAGCTGCTCCTGGTGGGGCGTCTTGATGAGCAGGCTCTGGACATAGCCGCCAAAGGCCTCGCGCTCCTTGTTGCCGTCCACAAAGCCCAGCTTGCCCAGGCTCTCTAGGTTCGGAAGGCCGAAGTTGCCCCGGAGCGCCAGATCGAGCACGAGCCCCTGGCGCTTGCGGTCCTCGGTGAGCAGGCAGATTCCGGCCTTGACCGCGTCCTGTGGCGAGCGCAGGGGGAGCGGCTTGCCGTCCAGGATCACCTCGCCACTGTCGCGCAGGTCGGCACCAAAGAGCAGGCGGGCGACCTCGGTGCGGCCCGCGCCCACCAGACCCGAGAGCCCGAGAATCTCCCCGCGTCGGAGCTCGAACGAGACATCCTGAACAAACTTGCCGCGGGTGAGGTTCTTGACCACCAGCCGCGCCTCGCCGATCTTCTGGGCGGGGTCGCGCGGGGGGAACTCGGCGGAGAGGGCGCGGCCGACCATCGACTCGATCAGCTTGGGGCGGGTCCACTCCGAGACCGGCTTGGTGGCGATCCACTGGCCATCGCGCATGACGGTCGCGGTGTCGCAGAGCTGGAAGATCTCATCGAGGCGGTGGGAGACATAGACAATCCCGATTCCCTGCGCCTTGAGATCGCGAACAATGGCAAAGAGCGCGTCCACCTCGCGGCCGGAGAGCGCCGCCGTGGGCTCGTCCATGACCAGGATCTTCGCGTTCTGGGAGAGAGCCTTGGCGATCTCGACTAGCTGCTGCTGCGCAACTGTCAGCTCGCCCACCGGAGTGGTGGCCTGAAACGGCGCGGCGAGCCGCGTGAGCAGTGCCTGCGCCGCCGCGTTTTCGTCGGCGCGGGTGATAAAGCCGCCCTTGGTCTTCTCACGGCCCAGGAACAGGTTCTCCGCCACCGAGAGCTGCGGGATGAGGTTGAACTCCTGGTAGATCACCGCGATCCCGCGCTCGGTGGCATCGCGCGGCCCGGCGATCGTGATCTGCTCCCCGTTGAGGTGGATCGTCCCCGCATCGGGCTGGTGCGCGCCCGAGAGCACCTTGAGTAGCGTGGACTTGCCCGCCCCGTTCTCCCCGAGGAGCGCGTGAATCTCGCCCGCCTCTAGCGCCAGCCGCCCCTCGCGGATCGCCAGGACACCAGGGAAGGACTTCTGGATTCCCTCCATGCGCAGTAGGCTACTCATGGTGCACCTCGCTTTACCTCTCCCCGCGCTTTAGCGCGCGACCCGGGTACCCTCTGGGTGCGGCTGATCGCTCGTTCCTCGCTGCGAAGAGGGTGAAAATCCACCGCTCGTCTGGCTACGGGAATCCCTTCCTTCGCGAAGCCGGAGGGAGTGGCTGAGTTCCACGAAGCCGAGGGAGGTGAAAAATGCAGTAGGCTACTCATGGCCGCCTTTCTGCTGGAGCGCGGTGACAAGGACGGCGAAGAGGAGAACGCAGCCGACCACGGTGCCGCGCCAGATATCCGGGTTGGAGAAGGTAAAGTTGATCGCCGAGAGAATCGTGATCACGAGGGTGGCCCCGAGGATGGTTCCCGGCACCGACCCGCGCCCGCCGGTCAGGCTCGCGCCTCCGACCACTGCGGCGGCGACTGCATCGAGCTCGTAGCCCTGGCCCAGCTGGGGGTTGCCCTGCCGGCCGTAGCCTGCCCAGAGGATTCCCGCCAGCCCGCCGAGCAGGGCGCTGATCCCGTAGGCAAAGAGCTTGATCTTAAAGATATTCACCCCCGAGAGTCGTGTCGCTTGCTCATTGCCGCCGAGGGCGTAGAGGTAGCGCCCGATCCGGGTGCGGGTGAGCAGGACATGCGCGACGACTGCCACCACGACAAGCATGGTCCAGAGCGGCCAGCCCTTGGAAAGATCGGTGATGAGCGGGTAGTCGTTGAGGGAGATCGGGAGCTGCTTGTTGACGATCAGCGACTGGCTCCGCAGGACCAAGAGCGCCGCGAGGGTCACGACAAAGGGCGGGAGCTTGAGCTTGTGGATTAGGGTCGCGTGGAGCAGGCCAATCGCCAGCGCGCAGAGCAAGGTCAGCAGGATCGCCAGAAACGCCGCCGGTCCTGCCATCAGTCCCACCGAGAACTTGGTCACAAAGAGCGCCACCAGCATCCCCGCAAAGGCGATGATCGAGCCCAGGGAGAGGTCGATGCCGCTGGTGATGATGACGATGGTCTCCCCGATGGCAAAGAGGGAGAGGAGCGCTACCTGCTGGAGGATGTTGGTGAGGTTGAGCGGGCCAAAGAAGTTGGCGCGCTGCTCGGTGAACGCCATACCCAGGCAGAGCAGAGCCAGCACGGCCACGACACTGAGCTCCCTTGACTTCAGCAGGCGCGCGACAATGCCCGGCCCTGCAGATCTATCCATTTCCTTTACCGCCACTCTTGTTGGTTCCTATCTGACGCAAAAATCAATACATAATACACTTTAGAAAATCAAAAGGCCATGCGTCCAGCGACGCACAGCCTTTGTGAAATATTCTCACCCGGCGGCACCGCCGCCGGGTGAGGCTAAATTTACGTGGACTTGAGGCCCAGCTTCTTCATGTTCTCCACAAACGGAGCGACATTCTCGGGGGTGACCGTGGTCACGCCGGTGTCGATCTTGTTGCCATCGACCTTCATGCCCGCCTTCTCCAGCTCGGGCTTGAGCTCGTCGATTGCGGCCTTGAGGCCCTTGCGGTTGATGAGGTAGAGCAGCTTGGCGGAGAGGCGCCCGAACTCGTAGGGCTTCTGGATCACGGCGGCGTCGACTTTCTTGGCTTCCAGACCGGCCAGGGTCTCGGGGGCACCGTCGAACGTGATGATCTTCACCTTGCCGAGGAGCTTGGCGCTCTCGACCGCGTTCAGGATCGCAGGACCGTCGTAGGCCCAGATTCCCAAGAAGCCGTTGATCTTATCCCCGTACTTGGTGATGGCGTCCTGGACATTGCGCTGTGCCTTGAGCGGGTCGGCCTGGTCCTGGAACGGCTCCTGGAGCATCTCGATCTTGCCCTTGGTGGCGTCCTGGAAGCCCTTGTAGCGGTCGATTGCGTTCTGTGCGGACATGTTCCCCACGAAGGCGACAAACTTCCCACCGTTGGGCAGGAGCTTGAGAGCGGCCTCACCGGCTGCCTTACCCGCTTCGTAGTTGTTGGTGCCCAGATACGCCAGGCGCTTGCTGGTCTCGCTATCGGAGTCGAAGCAGATCACGGGGATATTCTTCGCAATCGCATCGTCGATAACGGAGGCGAACTCCTTGCCATCGATCGGGGTCACGGCGATTCCATCGGGGTTCTTGGCGACCGCATCCTCGAAGGTCTTCTTCTGGTCTGCGTGGGTCGGGGATGAGCCGGCGGGGGTCATGCGCCCCGTATCGCAGTCCGTCAGCTCGGTCTTGGCCGCTTCCAGGCCCTTCTCTGCTGCGGTCCAGAAGTCGGCGCTGTTGTTGGTAATCAGGGTGACAGACAGCTTGCCCTCTGCCTTGCGCGGTGCATCAAAACCGCCCCCGCCGCCCTCCGGGGCCTTCGCCACGGGTGCTGGGGCGTCGCCGCCGCCAGGTGCAGGCGTCGCCGCCTGATCTTTACACGATGCCAGGGATAGTAGCGAGACCAGTGCGGTCAGCGCGAGGCCCTGGCGAAGAAACCGAGATCGTTTCATTCTTTGGGTAGTCCTCCGCCGCCAGTATAGCATATGCGCTGGCTACTGACTCGCCAGGCGCTTCTGGATCAGATCACCGTACTCCGCGTGGCCGGCCTCTTGGGCGAGCTTGTCGAGCGCCTGAAACGCCTCGGCGTAGCGCAGGAAGATATGGCGCTGGAGCGGGTCGCGCTCGCCCCAGCCGGTGAGCAGGCCCGGTGTCTGGAAGCTCTCCCAGAGCGGCTGGTTCGCCGCAAAGAGGCTCTGCGTGTCGGGGCGCGTGCCGGGGAGGTAGAGGCGCTCGGTCACGCCCCAAGGGACACTCTCAAACTCCGCCGCCACCTCGGCGAGGCTGGTGTTGAGCACCTTTCGCTGGGCGAAGCGCTTGTCGCGCACCAGCAGAAGCGGACGGCCCTCCGCGAGCGCTTGACGGAAGAGTGCCCGCTGGAAGTCGCCTTGGGCAAACTGTGCCGTGCTTAGGCTCGCGCCGCTGGTCACCGAGTCGAGAGCGGGGTACTGGGCGAGCAGGTGGCGGTAGTACCAGGCATCGTAGAGGAGCGCACTGCCCAGCGTGTTCCAGTCGATCACCACCACATCGGGGCGCTGGTGCTTGACCCACTTCTGGTACCAGAGCGTAAATGTCACGTTGGAGTCGCTGACAATCACCGCGTTTTGGGGGGCGGAGCGCAGGATGTTCTGGGAGAAGTCCGCCTCGATAGAGTTGCCGCTCTTATCGGCTGCGCTCCAGTGCGCTCCGAGGGCGATCAGGGGGACACCAACCGCGGCGAGAGCGGCGATGCTCGGCTTGAGCGTCACCCGCCGCGCCAGCGCCCACGCTCCCGCGGCGATCCATGCGGCGATCATCATAAACGACGGTAGATAATAGACATAGATATCAAGGATGTGGTAGTTGAGCGCGTAGACCAGGCTCACGCCCGCGACCCAGCCCGTGAGAGCTAAAAGCGTCTTGTGGGTCTTTGCCAGCGCCACGACTCCCACGGGAGCCAGCCAGAGGGTCCAGAGCCCAAACTCCGCCCCCAGCGCCTGGCCGTAGCGCACCGCGTTCTCCCCGACCACGCTCAGCGGCTGCGAGAACATGAGCTGGCGGTAGAGGTCGCCCGAGAGGTGCTTGTAGAAGAGCTCCGGCGTGGTTGGGCTTCCCCAGAGCACGGGGGACTTGCTCAGCCTTGCGGCAAGCGGGACATAGGCATAGAGGAGTAGCGGGAGCACAAAGAGTGGCACGCACGAGAAGAGCCGCTTGAAGCCCACACGACGCCACGCAAACACCAAGAAGCCCGGCAGGAACAGCGCCATCGTCAGGTTGTTGGTCAGCGCAAGACCGTAGACCAGCACCAGCGGACCCAGCACCTGCTCACCCCGCTCCAGCCGCACGCTCAGCCAGAGCACCGTGCACAGAAACAGCGCCGTGAGCGTGTAGACCTCGCACGAGAGCGACTGCTGCCAGAGCGTG is a window encoding:
- a CDS encoding ADP-ribosylglycohydrolase family protein codes for the protein MTPIERARLSLDGLSVGDGFGEGYFSNPNVVEGLIAQRALPSAPWRWTDDTQMAISIVDVLERYGEINQDVLALQFGERYEPGRGYGPAMHDLMRQYRVGGKWHKLAPAMFDGQGSFGNGSAMRVAPLGAYFADDLEKVKIEAAKSAVVTHASPEGIAGAVAVAVATALAWQTRGKEVSRAEFLEAIVPHVPDSLVRAGIVKAIRLEARHVVTAVAALGNGTGVSCQDTVPFCLWCAAGQLDNYAEALWLTVAGLGDRDTTCAIVGGILAVRVPIPTEWLASREPLNGKMTDWD
- a CDS encoding NADAR family protein — encoded protein: MPIKFYSKTQENAYLSNFSPHGFLLDGLYWPTVEHYFQAMKFPTHPDYQEKIRQAKSPAQAKTLGRSRAIPLRPDWDAVKDDIMRRAVQAKFDTHATLKTELIETGQETLIEDAPTDYYWGAGRTGTGKNRLGEILMETREGYTTE
- a CDS encoding NADAR domain-containing protein is translated as MPIMFYRINEVPYGAFSNFSPHPFTLDGHLWPTSEHYFQAQKFVGHPAHQDEIRLAASPMEAAEKGRERHRPLRPDWNVVRDDVMRRALAAKFAAHPELTALLLSTGDEILIEKTTNDYYWGCGTEGTGKNRLGELLMELRKERQDAH
- a CDS encoding NUDIX hydrolase translates to MTVTANDSLATYDPAAFERPSVTVDVVAFTAKSRRLHVLLIRRGVWPFEGQWALPGGFVQMDEDLDTAAHRELNEETGVAGAEFLEQLYTFGKVDRDPRTRVISVAYYALLPEPSLAPRAGTDASEAQWWPVDELPPLAFDHAHVLEIALDRLRAKLGYTSVAYALLPAEFTLTELQNVYELILGRELDKRNFRKKMLSTELLEGLEKQRRGGAHRPAQLFSFTKREPVFLD
- the tatA gene encoding twin-arginine translocase TatA/TatE family subunit, with translation MLSFGYWTSPSMWLVVVLVIVLFFGAPKLPQLFKGLGQATREFKEGIDEPETKKK
- a CDS encoding S1C family serine protease; this encodes MKRALSYGATFVTGFAACALILSLAQNRLGVQGVLPPGRRALSQALAQAPTGGAARALSGLPSVADAAARVSPAVVNIEVEGHEQVKGEGFFGQFSRQDRRFEGSGSGVLLSADGYVLTNSHVISPLVGQQDSKCQVTLANGRRFSVTVIGTDAASDLAVVKLLGAKNLTPAILGDSDSVRVGDWAIAVGNPLGFNSSVTLGIVSALNRHYPRQDSSALDRVIQTDASINPGNSGGALADAEGRVIGINTAIATTTGASTGIGFAIPINTARKIAAQLIENGKVLRPYLGVIYTPLAEVDRTALPSNITLPPDSKGMLVHAGSGSAAVVPGSPAQKAGIVEWDVLRTADGKPLDNDDTLRTIIASHAVGEPLKLTLWRNGTEQALTISLEEMPAWFTQPNR
- a CDS encoding MFS transporter; this encodes MSTPAAFSALRHRNYQLFFSGQAISLIGSWMQMTAQGWLVTLLAGSEKEASAAQGWVTTLGSLPMLLGAFYGGWFADRFSKHKIVLWAQVAQGLLALGMAALVYAGQVQLWHVAVFATLLGVTNVFDIPARQAFIVELVGKEDLHNAIGLNSSLFNAARVLGPMVAGFLIADKERAMAPCFLANGLSYLAVILGLCLMRGSFAARATGKEAPLKGVKEALGYLRQHQPIVAMMAILAGFSIFMAGDWILLPTLAKYALGADATRYSQLMSARGVGALLGALTCTLLSSSPYKGRLVTVGAVLFPLFSLGTALCHSLQWAFLFAPLSSFCMICVFATSNSLLQASVPDALRGRVMGVHAFLMMGLTPLGSAWAGLVASRTSTASAMALGAGLAASCALLAVILSPGLRRARQTLVPEGSASDSAA
- a CDS encoding sugar ABC transporter ATP-binding protein, whose protein sequence is MSSLLRMEGIQKSFPGVLAIREGRLALEAGEIHALLGENGAGKSTLLKVLSGAHQPDAGTIHLNGEQITIAGPRDATERGIAVIYQEFNLIPQLSVAENLFLGREKTKGGFITRADENAAAQALLTRLAAPFQATTPVGELTVAQQQLVEIAKALSQNAKILVMDEPTAALSGREVDALFAIVRDLKAQGIGIVYVSHRLDEIFQLCDTATVMRDGQWIATKPVSEWTRPKLIESMVGRALSAEFPPRDPAQKIGEARLVVKNLTRGKFVQDVSFELRRGEILGLSGLVGAGRTEVARLLFGADLRDSGEVILDGKPLPLRSPQDAVKAGICLLTEDRKRQGLVLDLALRGNFGLPNLESLGKLGFVDGNKEREAFGGYVQSLLIKTPHQEQLARNLSGGNQQKVVLAKWLQANSEILIFDEPTRGVDVGAKYEIYVLMRKLATEGKAILMISSELPEVLGMSDRILVMRGGKLTGEIEDATKATQEDVLHLAVE
- a CDS encoding ABC transporter permease, whose amino-acid sequence is MDRSAGPGIVARLLKSRELSVVAVLALLCLGMAFTEQRANFFGPLNLTNILQQVALLSLFAIGETIVIITSGIDLSLGSIIAFAGMLVALFVTKFSVGLMAGPAAFLAILLTLLCALAIGLLHATLIHKLKLPPFVVTLAALLVLRSQSLIVNKQLPISLNDYPLITDLSKGWPLWTMLVVVAVVAHVLLTRTRIGRYLYALGGNEQATRLSGVNIFKIKLFAYGISALLGGLAGILWAGYGRQGNPQLGQGYELDAVAAAVVGGASLTGGRGSVPGTILGATLVITILSAINFTFSNPDIWRGTVVGCVLLFAVLVTALQQKGGHE
- a CDS encoding substrate-binding domain-containing protein, giving the protein MKRSRFLRQGLALTALVSLLSLASCKDQAATPAPGGGDAPAPVAKAPEGGGGGFDAPRKAEGKLSVTLITNNSADFWTAAEKGLEAAKTELTDCDTGRMTPAGSSPTHADQKKTFEDAVAKNPDGIAVTPIDGKEFASVIDDAIAKNIPVICFDSDSETSKRLAYLGTNNYEAGKAAGEAALKLLPNGGKFVAFVGNMSAQNAIDRYKGFQDATKGKIEMLQEPFQDQADPLKAQRNVQDAITKYGDKINGFLGIWAYDGPAILNAVESAKLLGKVKIITFDGAPETLAGLEAKKVDAAVIQKPYEFGRLSAKLLYLINRKGLKAAIDELKPELEKAGMKVDGNKIDTGVTTVTPENVAPFVENMKKLGLKST
- a CDS encoding glycosyltransferase family 117 protein translates to MARLSDKKIAWLLFTVAALVYALTLCRTIYTGDDGDFETAMATLGVCHPTGYPLFTLLGRAFLLGLAPVIEEPALRINLMTALFGAGAVGMFYRFVASLVPARTVAASAALLLAFAPTLWQQSLSCEVYTLTALFLCTVLWLSVRLERGEQVLGPLVLVYGLALTNNLTMALFLPGFLVFAWRRVGFKRLFSCVPLFVLPLLLYAYVPLAARLSKSPVLWGSPTTPELFYKHLSGDLYRQLMFSQPLSVVGENAVRYGQALGAEFGLWTLWLAPVGVVALAKTHKTLLALTGWVAGVSLVYALNYHILDIYVYYLPSFMMIAAWIAAGAWALARRVTLKPSIAALAAVGVPLIALGAHWSAADKSGNSIEADFSQNILRSAPQNAVIVSDSNVTFTLWYQKWVKHQRPDVVVIDWNTLGSALLYDAWYYRHLLAQYPALDSVTSGASLSTAQFAQGDFQRALFRQALAEGRPLLLVRDKRFAQRKVLNTSLAEVAAEFESVPWGVTERLYLPGTRPDTQSLFAANQPLWESFQTPGLLTGWGERDPLQRHIFLRYAEAFQALDKLAQEAGHAEYGDLIQKRLASQ